Proteins found in one Sorghum bicolor cultivar BTx623 chromosome 1, Sorghum_bicolor_NCBIv3, whole genome shotgun sequence genomic segment:
- the LOC8060858 gene encoding classical arabinogalactan protein 2, whose amino-acid sequence MAPPALPRAFAALLLLLLLASTARSHEEAPSPTAEPPASAPLAAADSQSQLAHSPISNPPTASAPSAAADAPSPPPPSPPKTSPVAAPSSDTPAPAPGPSHSHLAPAHPPAADEYKDDDDSKSPSPAPAPSADQIKAANATAASIGSGEQEEEEEEEQQHREMNGGSKAGVVLGTFAAAAVLGLGCFVWRKRRANIRRARYADYAARLELV is encoded by the coding sequence ATGGCGCCGCCGGCATTGCCCCGCGCCTTCGCtgccctgctcctcctcctcctcctcgcttcCACGGCGCGGTCCCATGAGGAGGCGCCCAGCCCCACCGCCGAGCCCCCCGCATCCGCGCCTCTCGCCGCCGCTGACTCCCAGTCCCAGCTCGCGCACTCGCCAATCTCCAACCCACCTACCGCCTCCGCTCCATCCGCCGCAGCAGACGCGccctcaccgccgccgccgtctccgcCCAAGACCTCCCCCGTGGCAGCCCCCTCCTCCGAcacgcccgcgcccgcgcccgggCCGTCCCACTCCCACCTCGCGCCCGCGCACCCGCCCGCCGCCGACGAAtacaaggacgacgacgacagcaAGTCTCCCTCGCCGGCCCCTGCCCCGTCCGCCGACCAGATCAAGGCCGCGAACGCCACCGCCGCTAGCATCGGTAGCGgagagcaggaggaggaggaggaggaggagcagcagcatcgGGAGATGAACGGCGGCAGTAAGGCCGGCGTGGTGCTGGGCaccttcgccgccgccgccgtcctcggGCTCGGCTGCTTCGTCTGGCGGAAGCGCCGCGCCAACATCCGCCGCGCCAGGTACGCCGACTACGCCGCGCGACTTGAGCTGGTCTGA
- the LOC8060857 gene encoding non-specific phospholipase C4, whose amino-acid sequence MAEAPAAATGNSSNNHKIKTVVVVVQENRSFDHMLGWMKTLNPDIDGVTGVETNHVDASDPTSRAVRFSDGAEYVDPDPGHSMQAIYEQVYGTPFVDAATTPITPPGVPAAPPMSGFAQQAEKEKPGMSGTVMSGFRPDAVPVYRELVKEFAVCDRWFASNPASTQPNRLFVHSATSHGLVSNDTKALVAGLPQRTIFDALHDEGFSFGIYYQYPPSTLFYRNLRQLKYVGSFHAFDLDFRRHCREGKLPNYVVVEQRYFDLEILPGNDDHPSHDVAEGQRFIKEVYEALRSGPQWEETLLVVTYDEHGGFYDHVPTPAGAGVVPSPDGIVSASPFFFGFDRLGVRVPALLVSPWIEPGTVLHGPSGPYPTSEFEHSSIPATVKKLFNLRSFLTKRDAWAGTFDCVLTRDTPRTDCPRTLPEPVKLRRTVAAEHAPLSEFQEELVQLAAVLNGDHTKDSYPHKLVEGMTVAEAARYCVDAFKAFRDECEKCKKRGEDGSHIPTVKPSASGKDKDKSKSKSKSSFVSKALLACLPCARPSS is encoded by the coding sequence ATGGCGGAGGCACCTGCAGCGGCGACTGGGAACAGTAGTAACAATCATAAGATCAagacggtggtggtggtggtgcaggAGAACCGCTCCTTCGACCACATGCTGGGGTGGATGAAGACGCTGAACCCGGACATCGACGGCGTGACGGGCGTCGAGACCAACCACGTGGACGCCTCCGACCCGACCTCCCGCGCCGTCCGCTTCAGCGACGGCGCCGAGTACGTGGACCCGGACCCGGGCCACTCCATGCAGGCCATCTACGAGCAGGTGTACGGGACCCCCTTCGTCGACGCCGCCACAACGCCCATCACCCCGCCGGGCGTCCCGGCTGCGCCGCCCATGTCCGGCTTCGCGCAGCAGGCGGAGAAGGAGAAGCCCGGCATGTCCGGCACCGTCATGAGCGGGTTCCGCCCCGACGCCGTGCCCGTGTACCGCGAGCTGGTGAAGGAGTTCGCCGTGTGCGACCGGTGGTTCGCGTCGAACCCGGCGTCGACGCAGCCCAACCGGCTGTTCGTGCACTCCGCCACCTCCCACGGGCTCGTCAGCAACGACACCAAGGCGCTCGTGGCGGGGCTCCCGCAGCGGACCATCTTCGACGCGCTCCACGACGAGGGCTTCTCCTTCGGCATCTACTACCAGTACCCGCCGTCGACGCTCTTCTACCGGAACCTCCGGCAGCTCAAGTACGTCGGCAGCTTCCACGCCTTCGACCTCGACTTCCGGCGACACTGCCGGGAGGGGAAGCTGCCCAACTACGTCGTCGTGGAGCAGCGCTACTTCGACCTGGAGATCCTCCCGGGGAACGACGACCATCCGTCCCACGACGTCGCCGAGGGCCAGCGGTTCATCAAGGAGGTGTACGAGGCGCTGCGGTCGGGGCCGCAGTGGGAGGAGACGCTCCTCGTCGTCACCTACGACGAGCACGGCGGGTTCTACGACCACGTGCCCAcgcccgccggcgccggcgtcgtGCCCAGCCCCGACGGCATCGTCAGCGCCTCGCCTTTCTTCTTCGGCTTCGACCGCCTCGGCGTCCGCGTCCCGGCGCTGCTCGTGTCGCCGTGGATCGAGCCCGGGACCGTGCTGCACGGGCCGTCGGGGCCATACCCGACGTCGGAGTTCGAGCACTCCTCCATCCCGGCCACCGTCAAGAAGCTCTTCAACCTCAGGAGCTTCCTCACCAAGCGCGACGCCTGGGCCGGCACCTTCGACTGCGTCCTCACGCGCGACACGCCGCGCACCGACTGCCCACGTACCCTGCCTGAGCCGGTGAAGCTGCGGCGGACGGTGGCGGCGGAGCATGCCCCGCTGTCGGAGTTCCAGGAGGAGCTGGTGCAGCTCGCCGCGGTGCTCAACGGCGACCACACCAAGGACTCGTACCCGCACAAGCTCGTGGAGGGCATGACGGTGGCGGAGGCAGCCAGGTACTGCGTCGACGCCTTCAAGGCCTTCCGGGACGAGTGCGAAAAATGCAAGAAGCGCGGCGAGGACGGCTCCCACATCCCCACGGTGAAGCCGTCGGCGTCGGGGAAGGACAAGGACAAGAGCAAGAGCAAGAGCAAGAGCAGCTTCGTTTCCAAGGCGCTGCTGGCTTGCCTCCCCTGTGCCCGTCCCTCCTCATGA
- the LOC8061397 gene encoding LOW QUALITY PROTEIN: uncharacterized protein ycf20 (The sequence of the model RefSeq protein was modified relative to this genomic sequence to represent the inferred CDS: deleted 1 base in 1 codon), whose product MSALPLCDGTANSPCWSECSGSRLAAAPRVGRGAAVSCCWEKPGTLCLLRAKSPSLPRHSRKVEWAIRTMSDDSGDQSSNSTRLFSAIRSFWNKLSAKLKKARKGLPVKILFFLIGFYCATAFATVIGQTGDWDILSAGLAVAVVEVIGALMYRASFALLGRIRNMITIFNYWKAGLTLGLFLDSFKYEVDEFLESCNPFNFQINIFTGLW is encoded by the exons ATGTCAGCTCTCCCCTTGTGCGATGGAACTGCCAACTCGCCGTGCTGGTCGGAGTGCTCCGGATCGAGGCTT GCTGCTGCGCCCCGTGTTGGGAGGGGAGCTGCCGTTTCCTGCTGCTGGGAGAAGCCAGGGACCCTCTGCTTGCTGAGGGCAAAATCTCCTTCCTTGCCCAGACACTCGAG GAAGGTGGAATGGGCCATCAGAACTATGTCAGACGACAGTGGTGACCAGTCAAGCAACAGCACTCGCCTTTTCAGTGCAATTCGATCATTTTGGAACAAATTGTCTGCCAAGCTGAAGAAAGCAAGGAAAGGGTTACCCGTGAAGATCCTATTCTTTCTGATTGGATTCTATTGCGCTACTGCGTTCGCTACCGTCATTGGGCAAACGGGTGACTGGGACATACTGTCAGCCGGACTTGCTGTTGCCGTTGTGGAGGTTATTGGTGCGCTGATGTACAGGGCTTCCTTTGCGTTACTTGGTAGGATCAGGAACATGATTACCATATTTAATTACTGGAAAGCTGGGCTTACACTTGGGCTGTTCTTGGATTCATTCAaatatgaagtggatgagtttcTCGAATCATGTAACCCATTCAACTTTCAGATTAATATATTCACTGGGCTTTGGTAA
- the LOC8061396 gene encoding cleavage and polyadenylation specificity factor subunit 3-I, producing MASSAAAPSGAPPAGKRPASSGREGDQMVITPLGAGSEVGRSCVHMTFKGRTVLFDCGIHPAYSGMAALPYFDEIDPSTIDVLLITHFHLDHAASLPYFLEKTTFKGRVFMTHATKAIYRLLLSDYVKVSKVSVEDMLYDENDIARSMEKIEVIDFHQTLEVNGIRFWCYTAGHVLGAAMFMVDIAGVRILYTGDYSREEDRHLRAAELPQFSPDICIIESTYGVQQHQPRIVREKRFTEVIHNTVSQGGRVLIPAFALGRAQELLLILDEYWSKHPELHKIPIYYASPLAKRCMAVYQTYINSMNERIRNQFAQSNPFHFKHIESLNSIDNFHDVGPSVVMASPGGLQSGLSRQLFDKWCTDKKNACVIPGYVVEGTLAKTIINEPREVTLANGLTAPLHMSVHYISFSAHADFPQTSNFLDELRPPNIILVHGEANEMSRLKQKLKTQFDGTNIVSPKNCQSVEMYFTCEKMAKTIGRLAEKVPEGGESSGGLLVKKGFTYQIMAPEDLRVFTQLSTANITQRIAVPYSGSFEVIKYRLKQIYESVESATEESDVPALIVHERVTVRLDSESYVTLQWSSDPISDMVSDSVVAMILNIGREGPKVVPVEEAVKTKEETEKVAQKVVYALMTSLFGDVKVTAEGKFVISVDGNVAHLDGMSGDVKCENATLKERIKTAFRRIQSAVRPIPLSAS from the exons ATGGCGTCCTCCGCCGCGGCTCCGAGCGGCGCGCCACCGGCTGGGAagcgcccggcctccagcggACGGGAGGGAGATCAGATGGTCATCACGCCGCTGGGCGCCGGCAGCGAGGTCGGCCGCTCCTGCGTCCACATGACCTTCAAGGGCCGCACCGTCCTC TTCGACTGCGGCATCCACCCGGCGTACTCTGGCATGGCGGCGCTGCCATACTTCGACGAGATCGATCCGTCCACCATAGACGTGCTCCTCATCACCCA CTTTCACTTGGACCATGCTGCCTCGCTGCCGTACTTCCTGGAGAAG ACTACATTCAAGGGCAGGGTGTTTATGACCCACGCCACAAAGGCTATTTACAGGCTGCTGCTCTCAGATTATGTCAAGGTCAGCAAAGTGTCCGTGGAAGATATGTTGTATGATGAGAATGACATTGCTCGCTCCATGGAAAAAATCGAG GTTATAGATTTCCACCAGACATTGGAAGTTAATGGGATACGCTTCTGGTGCTACACTGCTGGACATGTACTTGGTGCCGCCATGTTCATGGTGGATATTGCTGGCGTGCGCATTCTTTACACCGGTGACTACTCCCGTGAAGAAGACCGCCACCTACGAGCTGCTGAGCTCCCACAGTTCTCCCCAGATATTTGCATTATTGAGTCAACCTATGGTGTACAGCAACATCAACCCCGGATTGTTCGTGAGAAGCGCTTTACTGAGGTCATTCACAATACCGTTTCACAGGGGGGTCGTGTTCTTATCCCGGCATTTGCACTTGGCAGAGCACAAGAACTGTTACTTATCCTTGATGAGTATTGGTCCAAACACCCAGAGCTCCATAAGATTCCTATCTATTACGCTTCCCCTCTTGCCAAGAGGTGCATGGCTGTCTACCAGACATACATAAACTCCATGAATGAAAGGATACGGAACCAGTTTGCACAATCCAATCCCTTCCATTTCAAGCATATCGAGTCCTTGAATAGCATTGATAACTTTCATGATGTGGGTCCTTCAGTGGTGATGGCTAGTCCAGGTGGTCTTCAGAGTGGTCTCTCTAGGCAGCTTTTCGATAAGTGGTGCACAGATAAGAAGAATGCTTGTGTTATTCCAGGTTATGTTGTGGAGGGGACCCTTGCGAAGACCATTATCAACGAGCCTAGAGAAGTGACGCTAGCTAATGGGCTCACTGCTCCTCTTCATATGTCAGTCCACTATATCTCTTTTTCAGCTCATGCCGATTTCCCTCAGACAAGCAACTTTTTGGATGAACTTCGGCCACCAAATATTATTCTTGTACATGGTGAAGCAAACGAAATGTCAAGGCTTAAACAGAAACTTAAAACTCAGTTTGATGGTACAAATATTGTATCTCCCAAGAATTGCCAATCAGTAGAGATGTATTTCACTTGTGAGAAAATGGCCAAGACTATTGGCAGGCTGGCAGAAAAAGTACCAGAAGGTGGAGAGTCTTCCGGTGGCTTACTTGTCAAGAAGGGATTCACGTATCAGATTATGGCTCCTGAAGATCTCCGTGTCTTTACACAGTTATCAACAGCTAACATCACTCAGCGCATTGCAGTCCCTTATTCTGGTTCTTTTGAAGTCATAAAGTACAGACTGAAGCAAATATATGAGAGCGTGGAGTCAGCAACAGAAGAATCTGATGTTCCAGCATTGATTGTGCATGAAAGAGTGACAGTTCGCCTAGATTCAGAAAGTTATGTTACGCTGCAGTGGTCATCTGATCCCATCAGTGACATGGTGTCTGATTCTGTGGTGGCTATGATCTTGAACATTGGTCGTGAAGGTCCAAAAGTTGTTCCGGTTGAAGAAGCAGTTAAGACCAAAGAAGAGACGGAGAAGGTTGCTCAAAAGGTGGTATATGCTCTTATGACATCACTTTTCGGTGATGTTAAAGTTACAGCGGAAGGGAAATTTGTCATATCTGTAGATGGAAATGTGGCACACTTGGATGGGATGAGTGGCGATGTTAAATGTGAAAATGCTACACTGAAGGAACGGATCAAGACTGCATTCCGTCGCATACAGAGCGCCGTGAGACCAATCCCACTTTCAGCCTCTTGA
- the LOC8061398 gene encoding uncharacterized protein LOC8061398 — protein MQFLRGGGGGGGGGFGGTAWEVLRRHFSRKRAVNVKRINPKVPKEEAVAISERLVQILSDHGPLTVGNAWNHAKDAGIAGLNSKTHMKILLKWMTGRNIVKLSCVHVGNAKKFLYSPFTESSAEALSAAAADASNKASTQGGRGKAVRGQPKKRAAAVLQ, from the exons atgCAGTTCctccgaggcggcggcggcgggggtggCGGTGGGTTCGGGGGGACGGCGTGGGAGGTGCTGCGGCGTCACTTCTCTAGGAAGCGGGCGGTGAACGTGAAGCGGATCAACCCCAAGGTGCCCAAGGAAGAGGCCGTCGCCATCTCCGAGCGCCTCGTCCAGATCCTCTCCGACCATGGGCCCCTCACCGTCGGCAACGCCTGGAACCACGCCAAG GACGCTGGTATTGCTGGCCTGAACAGCAAGACTCACATGAAGATCCTGCTGAAATGGATGACGGGGAGAAATATCGTGAAGCTGAGCTGCGTGCACGTGGGCAACGCGAAGAAATTCCTCTACTCCCCGTTCACTGAAAGCAGCGCCGAGGCATTATCAGCGGCAGCAGCGGATGCCAGCAATAAGGCTTCCACCCAAGGAGGGAGAGGGAAAGCTGTGCGAGGGCAACCGAAGAAGCGGGCTGCGGCGGTCTTGCAGTGA